From Sphingomonas bisphenolicum, one genomic window encodes:
- the tnpB gene encoding IS66 family insertion sequence element accessory protein TnpB (TnpB, as the term is used for proteins encoded by IS66 family insertion elements, is considered an accessory protein, since TnpC, encoded by a neighboring gene, is a DDE family transposase.) — protein MIPLPPSTRIFLACGATDMRKGFDGLAVMTQQVLEQSPHSGALFVFRGKRGDLVKLLWYDGQGMCLFSKRMDRGRFVWPSTKMGSVVMTAAQLSMLLEGIDWRRPERTFTPSLAG, from the coding sequence ATGATCCCGCTGCCACCATCGACGCGGATATTCCTGGCCTGCGGCGCGACAGATATGCGCAAGGGTTTTGACGGCCTTGCCGTGATGACGCAGCAGGTCCTGGAGCAAAGCCCGCATTCCGGCGCGCTATTCGTCTTTCGCGGCAAGCGCGGCGATCTGGTGAAGCTGCTCTGGTATGACGGCCAGGGCATGTGCCTGTTCTCCAAGCGGATGGACCGAGGGCGCTTTGTGTGGCCGTCGACGAAGATGGGGTCGGTGGTGATGACCGCAGCCCAGCTTTCGATGCTATTGGAAGGCATCGACTGGCGGCGACCGGAACGCACTTTCACCCCTTCATTGGCGGGGTAA
- a CDS encoding PD-(D/E)XK nuclease family protein, producing MISGLRDCFAGPSSGLANDLSDLFDALRGVALIGAVQTPPKHSRPPPTGAMIDFLDSVRAPLQSVDASGLLSDPWAASGLRRDEVRNASVLRWFLDPRAGHGCAGSLLTDLLERANRTAPGDFPSRPSSTCTVSVEECPDGDRASRVDIQVNDPGFFFVIEVKLDAQEQPGQLARYCEIAAARATAMRPWAVIFLTLSGRTPSTAGDWTDRVVSVSWKQIARSLRAAARDTAPVPRFLATSFATHISNL from the coding sequence ATGATCAGTGGGTTGCGAGACTGTTTCGCAGGCCCTTCAAGTGGGTTGGCAAATGATTTGTCGGACCTGTTCGACGCGCTCCGTGGCGTTGCCTTGATCGGCGCAGTGCAAACCCCACCGAAACACTCTCGACCACCTCCTACCGGCGCAATGATCGACTTTCTCGATAGCGTGCGTGCTCCTTTGCAGAGCGTTGATGCCTCCGGCTTGCTAAGCGATCCTTGGGCGGCGTCCGGACTTCGCCGCGACGAAGTACGCAATGCATCCGTCCTTCGTTGGTTTCTAGACCCGCGCGCTGGCCATGGCTGCGCTGGCAGCCTTCTTACGGACCTGCTGGAGCGCGCAAATAGAACTGCGCCAGGCGACTTTCCTAGCCGTCCGTCCTCCACTTGCACCGTTTCTGTCGAAGAATGCCCTGACGGTGACAGAGCGAGCCGCGTTGACATTCAGGTTAACGACCCGGGATTCTTTTTTGTCATCGAGGTGAAATTGGATGCGCAGGAGCAACCCGGCCAGCTTGCGAGGTATTGCGAAATCGCAGCCGCGCGCGCGACAGCCATGCGGCCTTGGGCTGTGATATTCTTAACGCTTTCGGGGCGAACTCCTTCAACTGCTGGCGACTGGACTGACCGCGTCGTTTCGGTTTCCTGGAAGCAGATTGCGCGTAGTTTGCGAGCGGCGGCACGAGATACAGCGCCCGTGCCCCGTTTCCTGGCTACCTCATTTGCTACCCATATCTCCAACTTATAG
- the tnpC gene encoding IS66 family transposase, producing the protein MAELEAALAAAHADISARDILIDTLRVQIARLKRMQFGKSSEKLDTQIAQLELALEELEGEAIVAAARRGDPVAVDRPSPVRTLPAHLPREEQRIEPDQGNCTCPDCGGALRPLGQDSDEMLDAVPVQWRVVRTIRPKYSCRSCEKIVQAPAPVKAIARGKATFGTLAHVVVSKFDHHLPLYRQAEIMAAQGIEIDRSTLAGWVGQASVLLDPIVSRIREVGLTASKIHTDDTPVPMLDPGRGKTATGRLWAYAVDDRGSGATSPPLVWYEFTTDRTGAHPQRQLASFTGYLQADGYAGYDKLYDTNRVTEVACWAHFRRKIFDIHATKPTPLTTDLLERIGQLYEIEAEVRGHQPDIRRRSRQDRTKPLIDELHEALDDALRRLSPKSEMAKAIAYGRKRWVALTRFLDDGRLEIDNNIAERAMRCVALGRKNWLFAGSKAGGDQAAAIYSIIETAKLNGLEPQAYIADVIAKIAGDWPAARWDELMPWNWQPDQQPIAEAA; encoded by the coding sequence ATCGCCGAGCTTGAAGCCGCATTGGCCGCCGCCCATGCCGATATTTCCGCCCGCGACATCCTGATCGACACGCTGCGCGTGCAGATCGCGCGCCTCAAGCGGATGCAGTTCGGCAAGTCGTCTGAGAAGCTCGATACCCAGATTGCTCAGCTTGAGCTGGCCCTTGAAGAGCTCGAAGGCGAGGCCATCGTCGCCGCCGCGCGTCGAGGCGATCCGGTAGCCGTCGATCGGCCATCACCGGTTCGGACGCTGCCAGCTCATTTGCCGCGCGAGGAGCAGCGGATCGAGCCCGATCAGGGTAACTGCACCTGTCCCGACTGCGGCGGCGCGTTGCGGCCGCTGGGGCAGGATAGCGACGAGATGCTCGATGCCGTGCCGGTGCAGTGGCGCGTCGTTCGGACCATCCGCCCCAAGTATAGCTGCCGGTCCTGCGAGAAGATCGTGCAGGCGCCCGCGCCGGTAAAGGCGATAGCGCGGGGCAAGGCGACCTTCGGCACGCTGGCCCATGTCGTCGTCTCCAAGTTCGACCATCATCTGCCGCTTTACCGTCAGGCCGAGATAATGGCCGCCCAAGGCATCGAGATCGACCGCTCGACGCTGGCAGGGTGGGTCGGGCAAGCATCCGTGCTGCTCGACCCGATCGTCAGTCGCATCCGCGAGGTCGGACTGACGGCTTCAAAGATTCACACCGACGATACGCCGGTCCCTATGCTCGATCCGGGACGTGGCAAGACGGCAACCGGCAGGCTCTGGGCCTATGCCGTCGACGATCGCGGTTCTGGTGCGACCTCACCGCCGTTGGTCTGGTATGAGTTCACCACCGACCGGACAGGCGCACATCCCCAACGGCAGCTGGCCAGTTTCACCGGCTATCTTCAGGCGGACGGCTATGCCGGATACGACAAGCTCTACGACACCAACCGCGTCACCGAGGTCGCCTGCTGGGCGCATTTCCGCCGCAAGATATTCGACATCCACGCGACCAAGCCGACACCGCTCACCACTGATCTGCTGGAACGCATCGGCCAACTCTATGAGATCGAAGCAGAGGTTCGCGGCCATCAGCCTGATATCCGACGACGAAGCCGACAGGACCGCACCAAGCCATTGATCGACGAACTGCACGAGGCGCTCGACGATGCGCTGCGCCGTCTTTCGCCCAAGTCGGAGATGGCCAAGGCGATCGCTTATGGCCGCAAGCGCTGGGTCGCGCTCACGCGCTTCCTCGACGATGGCCGACTGGAGATTGATAACAACATTGCGGAGCGCGCCATGCGCTGCGTGGCCCTGGGCCGCAAAAACTGGCTGTTTGCAGGATCAAAGGCGGGCGGTGATCAGGCCGCTGCCATCTACTCCATCATCGAGACTGCCAAGCTCAATGGCCTCGAACCGCAGGCCTACATCGCCGATGTCATCGCCAAGATCGCTGGCGACTGGCCTGCCGCGCGCTGGGATGAACTCATGCCTTGGAACTGGCAGCCAGATCAGCAACCGATCGCCGAAGCCGCCTGA
- a CDS encoding AAA family ATPase, producing the protein MKLIEAHATNYRNIIDADPVAIGQTTCLVGKNEAGKSAFLKALEGIRSTDASFKDYGKITNYPRRMLAEYQSDHGENEARVMRTRWKLDAVDKKLIAMEFGNDTLTSDTVVVEKTYEQEGTSWTVQFSEKAALDHLISHHQLTSDDRAALNNATTALRAAALLEALSARSEAQQALLDAIKKFRSNSVSLRIIDILYPRMPKFMYFSHYDRMSGEMSINKLNEDRQNSRPMPSGDRVFLDFLEYAGTTLDDLVKTKQFEELNAKCEAAALKITDQIFDYWTQNDELKIKVVLSEGKSGDPAPFNSGPVARARVENSLHGVTVPFSERSAGFIWFFSFLVKFAQIKKSHGNVILLLDEPGLTLHGTAQLDLLRYFYKEIAPHHQLIWSTHSPFMVPPDDLSSVRTVEDVVQLDQRNRKKSIGTKIRSDVLTTDPQTNFPIFGAMGFEVTQTLVIGKNTLLVEGPSDILYLQVASAALKAAGRPHLSPHWAICPSGGIDKVLPFVRLFYGNKLNIAVLTDFERGQKRKLDDLHKSALLQEERIILATEVAGKDEADIEDFFAPALFVDLVNKAYGLQGEHLLTVEKLEAADTGTTRLVKKAEAYFRLLPQEIPEFSHFDPSMYLLQNPKLLSGKGKPVQETLARFETAFERIDKFI; encoded by the coding sequence TTGAAGCTGATCGAAGCGCACGCGACCAATTACCGCAACATCATCGACGCGGATCCCGTGGCGATCGGGCAGACCACATGCCTTGTTGGCAAGAACGAAGCAGGCAAGTCGGCCTTCCTGAAGGCGCTTGAAGGCATACGTTCAACAGATGCGTCTTTCAAGGACTATGGTAAGATCACGAACTACCCACGCCGCATGCTGGCCGAATATCAATCGGACCATGGCGAGAATGAGGCGCGCGTCATGCGGACACGGTGGAAGCTGGATGCCGTGGACAAGAAGCTCATCGCGATGGAGTTCGGCAACGATACCCTGACCAGCGACACGGTCGTAGTGGAAAAGACGTATGAACAGGAAGGCACGAGCTGGACAGTGCAGTTCAGCGAGAAGGCCGCGCTTGATCACCTGATTTCACATCATCAACTGACCAGCGATGATCGGGCAGCGCTAAATAATGCGACGACGGCGCTTCGCGCGGCGGCGTTGCTTGAAGCGCTCAGCGCGCGCAGCGAAGCGCAGCAGGCGCTTCTAGACGCAATCAAGAAATTCCGATCGAATTCCGTCAGCCTTCGTATCATTGACATCCTATACCCAAGGATGCCGAAGTTCATGTATTTCTCCCATTACGATCGCATGAGCGGGGAGATGTCGATCAACAAGCTTAACGAGGATCGTCAGAACAGTCGCCCGATGCCAAGCGGTGACCGCGTATTCCTCGATTTCCTCGAGTATGCCGGTACCACCCTGGATGACCTCGTAAAGACTAAGCAGTTCGAAGAGCTGAACGCCAAGTGTGAAGCAGCGGCACTGAAGATCACTGATCAGATCTTCGACTACTGGACTCAGAATGACGAGTTGAAGATCAAGGTCGTGCTCTCAGAAGGCAAATCCGGGGACCCGGCGCCCTTCAATAGCGGGCCGGTGGCACGCGCACGTGTAGAGAACAGTCTGCACGGCGTCACGGTGCCGTTCTCGGAGCGCTCGGCCGGATTCATCTGGTTCTTCTCGTTCCTTGTGAAATTCGCCCAGATCAAGAAGAGCCACGGCAACGTGATCCTTCTTCTGGATGAGCCCGGGCTGACGCTACACGGTACCGCGCAGCTCGACCTGCTGCGTTATTTCTACAAGGAGATCGCGCCCCATCACCAGCTGATCTGGTCGACACATTCGCCTTTCATGGTGCCGCCGGATGATCTGTCTTCGGTCCGCACGGTCGAGGACGTGGTTCAGCTCGATCAGCGCAACCGCAAAAAGTCGATCGGCACGAAAATCCGATCGGATGTGCTGACGACGGACCCGCAGACCAATTTCCCGATCTTTGGAGCTATGGGCTTCGAAGTGACGCAGACGCTTGTGATCGGTAAGAACACTTTGCTGGTGGAGGGGCCGAGCGACATCCTCTATCTTCAGGTTGCGTCAGCGGCATTGAAGGCGGCCGGCCGTCCACACCTATCTCCGCACTGGGCGATCTGCCCGTCGGGCGGCATCGACAAGGTGCTGCCGTTCGTGCGTCTCTTCTATGGAAACAAGCTCAATATCGCCGTGCTGACGGATTTTGAGCGTGGTCAAAAGCGAAAGCTCGACGACCTTCACAAGTCGGCGCTCCTACAGGAGGAGAGAATCATCCTCGCGACCGAGGTGGCCGGGAAGGACGAGGCCGACATCGAGGATTTCTTCGCTCCCGCGCTGTTCGTCGATCTTGTGAACAAGGCCTATGGGCTTCAGGGGGAACACCTGCTCACCGTTGAAAAGCTCGAAGCGGCAGACACTGGCACGACCCGCCTTGTAAAGAAGGCCGAAGCGTATTTCCGCCTTCTGCCCCAGGAGATTCCGGAATTTAGTCACTTCGACCCATCGATGTATCTGCTGCAGAACCCGAAGTTACTCTCTGGCAAAGGCAAGCCGGTTCAGGAAACACTCGCGCGCTTCGAGACTGCCTTCGAGCGTATCGACAAGTTCATCTGA